The Chryseobacterium indicum genome includes a window with the following:
- a CDS encoding LytR/AlgR family response regulator transcription factor: MHHTYHIAILEDSPKQLEKMELYLQHIPNVQIVLKSSSSDHFFEELKTVKPDILLADLDLGSDSMTGMEVAQEIGIPVFFASANTRKYIGDIENLKRDSGICVDHITKPFTEEKFVKSFKRFLQEVYLFSSLQYVYLDFNKTKRNRVLIDDIVYLSADKSSGSESNNKQIHFINRKTENLIDFSFSKMEDKGLMKSQFVTIHKSFRVNKRYIQCYHKKDEHVEIIVFDEKNKTKCHYLPVSENYQNDIKKLLG, encoded by the coding sequence ATGCACCACACCTACCACATCGCCATTCTCGAAGACAGCCCCAAACAGCTGGAAAAAATGGAGCTGTATCTTCAGCATATTCCCAATGTTCAGATTGTTTTAAAAAGCAGCAGTTCAGATCATTTTTTTGAGGAACTGAAAACGGTAAAGCCTGATATTTTGCTGGCGGATCTGGATCTTGGCAGCGACAGCATGACGGGAATGGAAGTGGCGCAGGAAATCGGGATTCCGGTGTTCTTTGCAAGTGCCAATACCAGAAAATACATCGGAGATATTGAGAATCTGAAGCGCGATTCCGGGATTTGTGTAGATCATATTACCAAACCCTTTACCGAAGAAAAATTTGTTAAAAGTTTTAAAAGGTTCTTACAGGAAGTATATTTGTTTTCTAGTCTTCAGTACGTTTATCTGGATTTTAATAAAACAAAAAGAAACAGGGTTCTGATTGATGATATCGTCTATTTAAGCGCAGATAAGTCTTCCGGCTCCGAATCCAACAACAAGCAGATTCATTTCATTAACCGGAAAACAGAGAATCTTATTGATTTTTCCTTTTCGAAAATGGAAGATAAAGGACTGATGAAAAGTCAGTTTGTAACGATTCATAAATCTTTCAGAGTCAATAAAAGATACATTCAGTGTTATCATAAAAAAGATGAGCACGTAGAAATCATTGTATTTGATGAAAAAAACAAGACAAAATGTCATTATCTGCCTGTGTCAGAAAATTATCAGAATGACATAAAAAAACTATTGGGCTAA
- a CDS encoding AAA family ATPase, whose product MEIKRSHRTSKFASQKNGNSILENYLHQDLDLIKRKVEDDIRLNLKKEIRQMLSSQSGRANAEIKKLQMLISQLQEENNLLKQKADRLDTRIDKMKNYRNVSIRVIDHDRVKDLGAQHFQFEKLLKYLQTKHNIFLVGSAGSGKTTAAANVAKALNLEFYFTGAITSEHKLAGFTDARGRVVNTDFRRAYKDGGLFLFDEIDASFPQALLAFNAALANDFMDFPDGRIYKNKNFYCVAAANTFGTGADRQYIGRNQLDAASLDRFITINWEIDEDLEYEMAKNHSWVSHVQKVRRAVQKVGDRVVISPRASIQGADLLRMNIAWEEVEQAVLWKGIDKSRIQMIKNNI is encoded by the coding sequence ATGGAAATTAAAAGAAGTCACAGAACTTCAAAATTTGCTTCTCAGAAAAATGGCAACAGTATTCTTGAAAATTATTTGCATCAGGATCTTGATCTTATTAAAAGGAAGGTGGAAGATGATATCAGGCTTAATCTTAAAAAAGAGATAAGACAAATGCTGAGTTCTCAGTCAGGTAGAGCAAATGCTGAAATTAAAAAGCTACAGATGTTGATCTCTCAATTACAGGAAGAAAATAATCTATTAAAGCAAAAGGCGGATCGGCTGGACACAAGAATAGATAAGATGAAAAATTACAGAAATGTAAGCATCAGAGTTATTGATCATGATAGAGTTAAAGATTTGGGTGCGCAGCACTTCCAGTTTGAAAAACTATTGAAATATCTGCAGACTAAGCATAACATTTTTTTGGTTGGATCTGCAGGTTCCGGCAAAACTACTGCGGCAGCTAATGTTGCCAAAGCTTTGAATCTGGAATTTTACTTTACGGGAGCTATTACCAGTGAACATAAGTTAGCAGGTTTTACAGATGCTCGCGGAAGAGTGGTAAATACTGATTTCAGAAGAGCTTACAAAGATGGCGGGCTTTTCCTTTTTGATGAAATTGATGCGAGTTTTCCTCAGGCTCTGTTAGCTTTTAATGCTGCCCTGGCAAATGACTTTATGGACTTTCCGGATGGCAGGATCTATAAAAATAAAAATTTTTACTGTGTAGCGGCTGCCAATACTTTTGGGACAGGAGCGGACCGCCAGTACATAGGAAGAAATCAGTTAGATGCAGCGAGTCTGGATCGTTTCATTACGATAAACTGGGAAATTGATGAAGATCTGGAATATGAAATGGCTAAAAATCATAGCTGGGTAAGCCATGTGCAGAAAGTAAGAAGAGCTGTACAGAAAGTAGGTGATAGGGTCGTGATAAGTCCAAGAGCTTCTATACAAGGAGCAGACCTTCTGAGAATGAATATAGCATGGGAAGAAGTAGAGCAGGCTGTTTTATGGAAAGGGATAGATAAATCCAGAATACAAATGATTAAAAACAATATCTGA
- a CDS encoding RNA polymerase sigma factor region1.1 domain-containing protein: MNKYLRFDNLHDFWSCAFRESTAYIKSSRKASSDWYGGAGWQEAKNLAICGWTDVLEEISKIRVNLLETITGKMEIRLPEYGIAGGVIDVGEYLCGSPEYFIKSVPAEYENQGKIIRVVCSIACSADISPEVIIKKGAVICALIDALEMLGYRCEVIANSTCSFYSSRFEVDVCIKKANQTLNMAETVFCLAHPAMFRRMMFSVKEQEGWSDYAYAYGYPAEAKDKGNLYINKIFNREVVNSKAIECVISQLKKLGVTINYN, encoded by the coding sequence ATGAATAAGTATTTAAGGTTTGATAACCTGCATGACTTTTGGAGCTGTGCTTTCAGAGAAAGCACAGCATATATAAAAAGCTCAAGAAAAGCGTCTTCAGACTGGTATGGGGGAGCCGGTTGGCAGGAAGCGAAAAACTTAGCGATATGCGGATGGACAGACGTTCTGGAGGAAATAAGTAAGATCCGCGTGAACCTTTTGGAGACTATTACCGGAAAAATGGAAATACGCCTGCCGGAATATGGTATTGCCGGAGGTGTGATTGATGTCGGGGAATATCTTTGCGGATCTCCGGAATACTTTATAAAATCTGTTCCGGCAGAATATGAAAATCAGGGAAAGATTATAAGAGTGGTCTGCTCTATTGCCTGCTCAGCTGACATTTCTCCTGAAGTAATCATAAAGAAAGGAGCTGTTATTTGTGCATTAATAGATGCATTGGAAATGTTAGGATACCGATGTGAAGTGATTGCTAATTCTACCTGTTCTTTTTACTCCTCAAGATTTGAAGTAGATGTATGCATAAAAAAAGCTAATCAGACCCTCAATATGGCTGAAACAGTTTTTTGTCTGGCACATCCGGCGATGTTCAGACGCATGATGTTTTCTGTTAAAGAACAGGAAGGATGGTCTGACTATGCTTATGCCTATGGATATCCTGCGGAAGCTAAGGACAAAGGTAATCTGTATATCAACAAAATATTCAACCGGGAAGTTGTTAATTCAAAGGCTATTGAATGTGTAATATCACAATTAAAAAAACTTGGTGTAACAATTAATTATAACTAA
- a CDS encoding DUF1294 domain-containing protein codes for MFYFLLVINFFSFIIYRADKRKAEKHERRISEKKLLAVSLFGGTLGAFLAMVIFRHKISKTSFVLKFGCIVLIQVVFIYLFENYS; via the coding sequence ATGTTTTATTTTTTATTGGTAATCAATTTTTTCAGTTTCATCATTTACAGAGCAGACAAGAGAAAGGCAGAAAAACACGAGCGGAGAATTTCCGAAAAAAAACTTCTGGCGGTTTCTCTTTTCGGCGGAACTCTGGGGGCTTTTCTGGCAATGGTGATCTTCAGGCATAAAATTTCGAAGACTTCATTTGTATTAAAATTCGGATGCATTGTTTTAATTCAGGTGGTTTTCATTTACCTTTTTGAAAATTATTCATAA
- the typA gene encoding translational GTPase TypA — protein MQNIRNIAIIAHVDHGKTTLVDKIIHATNIFRENQESGELIMDNNDLERERGITILSKNISVTYKDTKINVIDTPGHADFGGEVERVLKMADGVILLVDAFEGPMPQTRFVLQKALELGLRPLVVINKVDKPNCRPDEVHDQVFDLFFNLDATEEQLDFPTFYGSSKQGWFNTSLEQTEDILPLLDGILQYVPAPKVTEGTLQMQITSLDYSSFLGRIAIGKVTRGEIKESQWIGLAQADGKIAKGKVKELYVFEGLGKKKVTEVQAGDICAVVGFDAFQIGDSFVDLENPEPLERTAIDEPTLNMTFSINNSPFFGKDGKYVTSNHLKERLTKELEKNLALRVQQTDDANTFLVFGRGILHLSVLIETMRREGYEMTIGQPQVILREIDGVSCEPYESLVVDVPEEYASRVIDLATQRKGDLHIMETKGEMQHMEFEIPSRGLIGLRSQMLTATAGEAIMAHRFTEYKPFKGAIPGRNNGVLISKTQGPATEYSINKLQDRGKFFVDPGEEIYAGMIIGEQNKPGDLVVNIVEAKQLNNMRAAGKDKDTGVAPKILFSLEECMEYIQSDEAIEVTPNFIRMRKKLLSEEDRKKVERAAKA, from the coding sequence ATGCAAAACATTAGAAATATTGCGATTATCGCACACGTTGACCACGGTAAGACTACCTTGGTTGATAAGATCATCCACGCAACCAATATTTTCAGAGAAAATCAGGAGAGCGGGGAGTTAATTATGGATAACAATGATCTTGAAAGAGAAAGAGGGATCACGATCTTATCCAAGAATATTTCTGTTACTTATAAAGACACGAAAATTAACGTAATTGATACACCGGGTCACGCCGATTTCGGAGGAGAGGTAGAAAGAGTACTGAAAATGGCAGACGGGGTAATTTTGTTGGTGGATGCGTTCGAAGGACCAATGCCACAGACAAGATTCGTACTTCAGAAAGCTTTGGAGTTAGGTTTAAGACCATTGGTGGTAATCAATAAAGTAGATAAGCCAAATTGCCGTCCGGATGAGGTTCACGATCAGGTATTCGATCTTTTCTTCAACCTGGATGCTACTGAAGAGCAATTGGATTTCCCAACGTTCTACGGTTCTTCTAAACAGGGATGGTTCAACACTTCATTAGAGCAGACGGAAGATATTTTACCATTACTGGATGGTATTTTACAGTACGTTCCTGCACCGAAAGTTACAGAAGGTACCCTTCAGATGCAGATTACTTCTCTGGATTATTCTTCTTTCTTAGGAAGAATCGCAATCGGAAAAGTAACGAGAGGGGAAATTAAAGAATCTCAGTGGATCGGTCTTGCGCAGGCAGACGGAAAAATAGCAAAAGGAAAAGTAAAAGAATTATACGTTTTCGAAGGTTTAGGAAAGAAAAAAGTAACTGAAGTTCAGGCAGGAGATATCTGTGCTGTGGTAGGTTTCGACGCTTTCCAGATCGGAGATTCTTTCGTAGATCTTGAAAATCCTGAGCCATTGGAAAGAACGGCAATTGACGAGCCTACGCTGAACATGACGTTCTCCATCAACAATTCACCTTTCTTCGGGAAAGACGGTAAATATGTAACGTCTAACCATTTAAAAGAAAGATTAACCAAAGAATTAGAGAAAAACTTAGCATTAAGAGTTCAGCAGACCGACGATGCCAATACGTTCCTGGTTTTCGGTAGAGGTATTCTTCACTTATCAGTTCTTATTGAAACCATGAGAAGAGAAGGATATGAAATGACGATCGGTCAGCCACAGGTAATCCTTAGAGAAATCGACGGAGTAAGCTGCGAACCTTACGAATCTTTGGTAGTAGACGTTCCTGAAGAGTATGCTTCAAGAGTAATCGACCTTGCTACGCAGAGAAAAGGAGACCTTCACATCATGGAAACCAAAGGGGAGATGCAGCACATGGAATTCGAAATTCCTTCAAGAGGTCTGATCGGATTGCGTTCCCAGATGTTAACCGCGACTGCGGGAGAAGCGATTATGGCACACCGTTTCACAGAATACAAGCCTTTCAAAGGGGCGATTCCGGGAAGAAACAACGGGGTGTTGATCAGCAAAACGCAAGGTCCGGCTACAGAATATTCAATCAACAAACTACAGGACAGAGGTAAGTTCTTCGTAGATCCGGGAGAGGAAATCTACGCAGGAATGATCATCGGTGAGCAGAACAAACCGGGTGACCTTGTGGTAAACATCGTGGAAGCGAAGCAGTTGAACAACATGAGAGCAGCGGGTAAAGATAAAGATACAGGCGTTGCTCCGAAGATCTTATTCTCTCTTGAAGAATGTATGGAATATATCCAGAGTGATGAAGCCATTGAGGTAACTCCGAACTTCATCCGTATGAGAAAGAAATTACTTTCTGAAGAAGACAGAAAAAAAGTGGAAAGAGCGGCTAAAGCTTAA
- a CDS encoding glycoside hydrolase family 10 protein has protein sequence MNTLKMIVLSGFFTSFVACSTKNNAVKASTPVKNSVKSNIPKPPLPITSTDSSAVPPNDDTFRTNLPEIKREFRGAWIASVANINWPSRNNLSVDQQKAEAISMLDMLKDNNFNAVIFQVRPSADALYTSNLEPWSYFLTGQTGAAPYPNYDPLQFWIEESHKRGLELHVWLNPYRAHHSNGGSPNSLSMVNKLSDIVIRLKNGMYWFDPADPKTQGHVSNVVKDIVTRYDIDAVHFDDYFYPYATYNKGADFPDNKTWNAYVSSGGTLTRADWRRDNVNKFVERIYKEIHAEKNYVRFGISPFGIWKPGYPEGVVGSSQYDELYADAKLWLNKGWVDYFSPQLYWPIESKGQPFEGLLNWWKSENTMNRHLWPGLNTVEIKTSDRPTEIKNQIEISRQVLGKDAGEIHWSIAGLTKNANMLPTLKNGPYKEKALVPKTSWIKAVPLQTPTLFINDNGNSAQVSWSVKNIKEVFQWVLFTQYNEIWETEILTLDQLSREIPKNKDGKVLNAVAIKAIDRLGNESDYIAKKIK, from the coding sequence ATGAATACCCTAAAAATGATCGTTTTGTCGGGATTTTTTACATCATTTGTTGCGTGTTCCACAAAGAATAACGCAGTAAAAGCATCCACTCCCGTAAAAAATTCCGTAAAATCCAATATACCAAAACCGCCGCTTCCCATTACCAGTACAGATTCTTCGGCAGTACCGCCGAATGACGACACCTTCCGAACCAATCTTCCGGAAATCAAAAGAGAATTTCGCGGAGCATGGATTGCAAGTGTTGCCAATATCAACTGGCCTTCAAGAAACAATTTATCCGTCGATCAGCAGAAGGCAGAAGCCATTTCCATGCTGGATATGCTGAAAGACAACAACTTTAACGCCGTAATTTTTCAGGTAAGACCTTCCGCAGATGCTTTGTATACCAGTAATCTGGAACCGTGGTCATATTTCCTGACCGGACAGACCGGAGCTGCTCCTTATCCGAATTATGATCCTTTGCAGTTCTGGATCGAAGAATCCCACAAAAGAGGTCTGGAACTTCATGTATGGCTGAATCCGTACCGCGCCCATCATTCGAACGGAGGCTCACCCAACAGTTTATCCATGGTGAATAAACTTTCCGACATCGTTATCCGCCTGAAAAACGGAATGTACTGGTTTGATCCTGCTGATCCGAAAACACAGGGACACGTTTCGAACGTGGTAAAAGATATCGTAACGAGATATGATATTGATGCCGTGCATTTTGATGACTATTTTTACCCTTACGCAACCTATAATAAAGGAGCCGATTTTCCTGACAATAAAACCTGGAACGCGTACGTAAGCAGCGGAGGAACCTTAACGAGAGCCGACTGGAGAAGAGATAACGTGAATAAATTTGTTGAAAGAATCTACAAAGAAATCCACGCAGAAAAGAACTATGTGCGATTCGGGATCAGTCCGTTCGGAATCTGGAAACCCGGTTATCCGGAAGGCGTGGTGGGTTCTTCTCAGTATGATGAACTTTATGCTGATGCTAAATTATGGTTAAATAAAGGCTGGGTAGATTATTTCTCGCCACAGTTGTACTGGCCGATAGAATCCAAAGGACAGCCGTTTGAAGGCTTATTGAACTGGTGGAAATCTGAAAACACCATGAACCGACATCTTTGGCCGGGCTTGAATACGGTAGAAATTAAAACTTCAGACCGTCCGACAGAAATTAAAAATCAGATCGAAATATCACGTCAGGTGTTAGGGAAAGATGCAGGGGAAATCCACTGGAGTATTGCCGGATTAACCAAAAATGCCAATATGCTTCCCACCCTGAAAAACGGTCCTTATAAAGAAAAAGCATTGGTTCCTAAAACATCGTGGATAAAAGCCGTCCCTCTGCAGACCCCGACTTTGTTCATTAATGATAACGGAAATTCTGCCCAGGTAAGCTGGAGCGTAAAGAATATAAAAGAAGTCTTCCAATGGGTGCTTTTCACCCAGTACAATGAAATCTGGGAAACCGAAATCCTTACACTGGATCAGCTTTCCAGAGAAATTCCTAAAAATAAAGATGGAAAAGTACTGAATGCAGTTGCCATCAAAGCCATTGACAGATTAGGCAACGAAAGCGACTATATTGCCAAGAAAATAAAGTAA
- a CDS encoding transposase: MSRGKRGFSTRFDLGKIFQLIIKRLKTGCQWRELSLKEYFTNQRISWQLIYYYFNKWSKDGSFRRIWVSLLKKNKRDLDLSCVQMDGSHTRSKTGGESVGYQGRKSSKTSNCIFLCDNQGQMLSMGEPVSGEHHDLYQIEETLEEIFVLLDEADIECKGLFLNADSGFDGKKCRDILEKKEMIANIKENPRNGNTQHEKYFDSELYKRRFKIEKANAWLDSFKALLVRFETLNITWVSLHYLAFSILFLRKIKV; this comes from the coding sequence TTGAGCAGAGGAAAACGGGGATTTTCAACAAGATTTGATTTAGGGAAAATCTTTCAACTCATTATTAAGCGTTTAAAAACAGGCTGCCAATGGCGCGAGCTGAGTCTTAAAGAGTACTTTACCAATCAGAGAATCAGTTGGCAACTGATTTATTATTATTTTAATAAATGGAGTAAGGATGGTTCTTTCAGGCGAATTTGGGTTTCCCTTCTTAAAAAGAATAAAAGAGATTTAGATCTTTCCTGTGTTCAGATGGACGGGAGTCATACGCGCAGTAAAACCGGTGGCGAATCGGTAGGTTATCAGGGACGAAAATCATCAAAGACCAGTAATTGTATCTTCCTTTGTGATAATCAGGGACAAATGCTTTCAATGGGAGAGCCGGTGAGCGGAGAACATCATGACCTTTATCAGATTGAAGAAACTTTAGAGGAGATTTTTGTTCTTTTGGATGAAGCTGATATAGAGTGTAAAGGATTATTCCTGAATGCAGATTCAGGTTTTGACGGTAAAAAATGCAGAGATATTCTTGAGAAAAAAGAAATGATTGCCAATATTAAAGAGAATCCACGGAATGGAAATACACAGCATGAAAAATATTTTGATTCCGAACTGTATAAAAGAAGATTCAAAATAGAAAAAGCAAATGCATGGCTGGATAGCTTCAAAGCGCTATTAGTAAGGTTTGAAACTTTAAATATTACATGGGTGAGTTTGCATTATCTGGCTTTTTCTATTTTGTTTCTCAGAAAAATAAAAGTTTAA
- a CDS encoding transposase produces MGLSKYFGVVPRMYHSGNKKITIGKCRTSKGFVRSILYVCSSSAIRFNAQCKALFERILEKGKGKKTTLIAVCNKLLRQAFGIINNKQKYQPNYI; encoded by the coding sequence CTGGGGTTATCTAAGTATTTTGGCGTAGTTCCCAGAATGTATCATTCCGGCAACAAAAAAATAACAATTGGAAAATGCAGGACGAGTAAAGGGTTTGTGAGAAGCATTTTATACGTTTGTTCGTCGAGTGCCATAAGATTCAACGCTCAATGCAAAGCTCTCTTTGAGCGGATTTTGGAAAAAGGGAAAGGCAAAAAAACAACCTTAATCGCTGTTTGCAACAAACTTTTAAGGCAAGCTTTTGGAATTATAAATAACAAACAAAAATATCAACCAAATTATATTTAA
- a CDS encoding phage tail protein codes for MEELMGTIKLFAGNFAPHGYAFCHGQLLPINQNQALFSILGTTYGGDGKTTFALPDLRGRVPVGTGTGDGISSYVNAGNKFGVERNLISVNNIPTLKGSVDLSNLNGNASGSISTTVNATIPVPCSTNADSTTPENNVMAMDLSTPNIYATSAEPGKFMKPLTANLPINFTANLPVSLNGGSVNVSVNKDSGANPLPINNLQPSLGINFIICVEGVYPPRP; via the coding sequence ATGGAAGAATTAATGGGAACAATCAAACTATTTGCGGGTAATTTTGCTCCGCATGGGTATGCATTTTGTCATGGTCAATTACTGCCAATCAATCAAAACCAAGCATTATTTTCAATTTTAGGTACAACTTACGGAGGTGATGGGAAAACAACCTTTGCTTTACCTGATTTACGAGGTAGAGTACCTGTTGGTACAGGAACTGGGGATGGAATTTCAAGTTATGTAAATGCTGGTAATAAATTTGGTGTTGAACGTAATTTGATTTCAGTCAATAATATTCCAACATTAAAAGGAAGTGTTGATTTGAGTAATTTGAATGGAAATGCATCTGGAAGTATTTCAACAACTGTGAATGCAACTATACCTGTACCTTGTTCAACAAATGCTGATAGTACTACTCCAGAAAATAATGTTATGGCAATGGATTTATCAACTCCAAATATTTATGCAACCTCAGCAGAACCAGGGAAATTTATGAAGCCGTTAACTGCAAATTTACCAATTAATTTTACTGCAAATTTGCCAGTATCTTTAAATGGAGGTTCTGTAAATGTATCTGTTAACAAAGATTCAGGAGCTAATCCTTTGCCTATAAATAATTTACAACCTTCTTTAGGTATCAATTTCATTATTTGTGTTGAGGGGGTATATCCACCAAGACCTTAA
- a CDS encoding DUF7151 family protein, whose protein sequence is MKKKKVPMMKTSVAVLKLSVIACTLCLGSKAAAQAGNVGINTITPTATLHVKGNGNTSATQALKLENSDGTNLLTVNDDGSVSGSAVANFGGSGGTGVNGKNALVKTTAEPAGANCANGGIKVESGVDLNGDNTLGTNEISDTKYVCNGSNGATGATGATGPMGPQGPAGPAGTNGQGVPTGGTTGQVLAKVNGTDYNTQWVTPNAGGSSLPTQTGNAGRVLTTDGTTASWTSSGASLTSLNASALASGTVPTARLGSGTADNTTFLRGDGTWQTPSAGGSGAQVALIATKTTNPQVLALANGVNTGDLVTFDNVVTSNTTFGSYNTATNTFTVNQSGVYCIQATVRTPDASNPSQTPNQFLFVDFDNAGITGINTMLTDYPVANPGNFPSGVKGKGFTSVMMYLTAGQTINIKGLTANSGTLSQGLSTNGTCKFMIFKM, encoded by the coding sequence ATGAAAAAGAAAAAAGTACCCATGATGAAGACAAGCGTAGCCGTACTGAAATTATCCGTAATAGCCTGTACATTATGCCTAGGAAGTAAGGCAGCTGCACAAGCAGGCAACGTAGGAATAAATACCATTACACCTACTGCTACCCTTCATGTAAAAGGAAATGGAAACACCAGTGCTACACAAGCACTAAAACTGGAAAACAGCGATGGTACTAATCTGCTTACGGTAAATGATGATGGGAGCGTATCTGGAAGTGCTGTAGCCAATTTTGGGGGAAGCGGAGGCACAGGAGTAAACGGCAAAAATGCCTTGGTAAAAACCACCGCCGAGCCAGCAGGAGCCAATTGTGCCAATGGAGGCATAAAAGTAGAAAGCGGCGTAGATCTCAACGGAGATAATACACTGGGCACTAATGAAATTTCGGACACCAAATATGTTTGTAATGGAAGTAACGGTGCTACTGGTGCAACGGGAGCGACAGGTCCAATGGGACCACAAGGTCCAGCGGGTCCAGCAGGAACTAACGGACAAGGGGTACCAACTGGAGGAACTACAGGTCAAGTATTAGCCAAAGTAAATGGTACTGATTATAATACACAATGGGTAACGCCAAATGCAGGGGGTAGTTCTTTACCTACGCAAACAGGTAATGCAGGCAGAGTATTAACTACCGATGGTACAACGGCTTCTTGGACTTCGAGCGGAGCAAGCCTTACTAGCTTAAATGCTTCAGCTCTTGCTAGTGGTACCGTACCAACTGCACGTTTGGGTTCTGGCACAGCCGACAATACCACTTTTTTACGAGGTGATGGTACTTGGCAAACACCAAGTGCAGGAGGAAGTGGTGCACAAGTAGCTTTGATTGCTACAAAAACTACTAATCCTCAAGTTTTAGCATTAGCTAATGGAGTAAATACAGGTGATTTGGTAACTTTTGATAATGTTGTTACCTCGAACACTACTTTTGGAAGCTATAATACAGCTACCAATACTTTCACAGTAAATCAATCAGGAGTATATTGTATACAAGCAACTGTTCGTACCCCAGACGCATCAAATCCTAGCCAAACACCCAATCAGTTTTTGTTTGTGGATTTTGATAATGCAGGTATAACAGGTATAAATACAATGCTTACAGATTATCCAGTAGCCAATCCCGGAAATTTCCCATCTGGGGTAAAAGGAAAAGGATTTACATCTGTAATGATGTATTTAACTGCAGGACAAACTATAAATATCAAAGGTTTAACAGCGAATTCAGGTACCCTCAGTCAAGGCTTAAGTACGAATGGTACTTGTAAGTTCATGATATTTAAAATGTAA
- a CDS encoding helix-turn-helix domain-containing protein: MILPKIYYCLFLFLSISFRVFAQPESIKQLEKEVVANNDNSKYVESIVLISKFIDNPSTTPYERYHAYLLKSYTYKRLYDYTHVEQNLNFALKEGLNSEHKNEVMSNIRAEKSFAYFDTHQYEKALLVMNELKKDNYAYLPPTTKAWVIMQEGYIYMLHKNYSEAEKKYDGAIAILEKEEPSNLPNVYGKKIEMYHIMKLYDKRNELFEKALANTKKYHKIKYEIYLYEVLAKACKKSGDYDRAMQAQKKFDSLGEYYDSNNNLGKIGIVENKLEIEKRILNEKEHKKYGRILYVVIFSLAALLLLLYMLYKANKAKRKAAENENKKIYSEIEKYTKQLDEKGNSTLDISQYNLTERQIEIIELVKKGKSNKEIAAQLYISENTVKYHLKIIYTQLNISHRSFIK; the protein is encoded by the coding sequence ATGATATTACCAAAAATTTATTATTGTTTATTCCTATTTTTAAGCATCTCTTTTCGTGTTTTTGCTCAGCCAGAATCTATAAAACAGCTAGAAAAAGAAGTGGTTGCTAATAATGATAATTCTAAGTATGTAGAATCAATAGTACTTATTTCAAAATTTATAGACAATCCTTCTACTACGCCTTATGAAAGGTATCATGCTTATTTGCTGAAATCTTATACTTACAAAAGACTTTATGACTATACTCACGTAGAACAAAATCTAAATTTTGCCCTAAAAGAAGGGCTGAATAGTGAGCATAAAAATGAGGTAATGAGTAACATAAGAGCAGAAAAATCTTTTGCGTATTTTGATACTCATCAATATGAAAAGGCACTTCTTGTAATGAACGAACTTAAAAAAGATAACTATGCCTATTTGCCACCTACTACAAAGGCATGGGTAATTATGCAGGAAGGCTACATCTATATGCTTCACAAAAATTATTCAGAAGCCGAAAAAAAATATGATGGTGCGATCGCCATATTAGAAAAAGAAGAACCTTCTAACTTACCTAATGTATATGGAAAAAAAATAGAGATGTACCATATCATGAAATTGTATGATAAACGAAACGAGCTCTTTGAAAAAGCATTGGCAAATACCAAAAAATATCATAAAATAAAATATGAAATCTACCTTTATGAAGTTTTAGCCAAAGCTTGTAAAAAAAGTGGGGACTATGATAGAGCAATGCAGGCACAAAAGAAATTTGATTCTCTTGGAGAGTACTATGATTCTAATAATAATTTAGGGAAAATTGGAATTGTTGAAAATAAATTGGAAATAGAGAAGAGAATTCTAAACGAAAAAGAGCATAAAAAATATGGACGCATTCTATACGTTGTAATTTTCTCACTTGCAGCATTACTTCTATTGCTATATATGTTGTATAAAGCTAATAAAGCAAAGAGAAAAGCAGCAGAAAATGAAAACAAAAAAATTTACTCTGAAATTGAAAAATACACTAAGCAGCTCGATGAGAAAGGGAATTCTACTTTAGATATTTCTCAGTATAATTTAACTGAAAGACAAATTGAAATTATTGAACTTGTAAAAAAAGGAAAATCTAACAAAGAAATTGCTGCCCAACTCTATATCTCGGAAAATACAGTAAAATATCACTTAAAAATTATCTACACCCAATTAAATATAAGCCATCGCTCTTTTATAAAATAA